Proteins encoded in a region of the Puniceibacterium sp. IMCC21224 genome:
- a CDS encoding TetR/AcrR family transcriptional regulator produces MDRHQDDPVTTSPHDKATRRRLPPEQRRQQIVDGAVAFFAEVGLDGNTRDLAKRLNITQSLLFNYFDTKDALIEAVYAQVYLNRLSPDWPTRLTDRKVPLRDRLLAFYNDYSKLIFEYEWMRIFMFSGLAGAELNRRYLEHLGNVILRPLLDEVHAGSATATRPEMEDLWNLHGGIVYIGIRQHIYRMPCPDDPSPAIERAIDRFLAAFAANET; encoded by the coding sequence ATGGACAGACACCAAGACGATCCCGTCACCACTTCGCCGCACGACAAAGCGACCCGCCGACGCCTGCCACCCGAGCAGCGCCGACAGCAGATCGTCGACGGCGCTGTGGCATTCTTTGCCGAGGTGGGACTGGACGGGAACACCCGCGATCTGGCCAAGCGGCTGAACATCACACAATCTCTTCTTTTCAATTACTTCGACACCAAAGACGCACTGATCGAGGCGGTCTATGCACAGGTCTATCTGAACCGCCTGTCACCCGACTGGCCCACCCGTCTAACCGACCGCAAAGTGCCGCTGCGCGACCGGCTTCTGGCGTTCTACAACGACTACAGCAAGCTGATCTTTGAATATGAATGGATGCGGATCTTTATGTTTTCGGGCCTCGCCGGGGCCGAACTCAACCGCCGCTATCTGGAACATCTGGGCAATGTGATTCTGCGGCCCCTGCTGGATGAGGTCCATGCCGGATCAGCCACCGCGACCCGGCCCGAGATGGAGGATCTGTGGAATCTGCACGGCGGCATCGTCTATATTGGCATCCGTCAACACATTTACCGTATGCCTTGCCCAGACGATCCCTCCCCTGCAATCGAACGCGCCATCGACCGGTTTCTGGCGGCGTTTGCCGCAAACGAAACCTGA
- a CDS encoding (2Fe-2S)-binding protein, translating into MSDSFRAKVDIALTVNGEPVEARVPAGRHLIDFLRLDLGLTGAHASCEHGVCGACTVRVDGDAVRGCLTLAAQLDGSEVWTVEGLSDTAEIRVLQDAFVARNALQCGFCTPGMLVAAQELLHRRPIPDRAAIREHLSGNYCRCTGYEAIVDAVEDTLRKCADEDMA; encoded by the coding sequence ATGAGCGACAGTTTCCGCGCCAAAGTGGACATCGCGCTGACGGTGAATGGCGAACCGGTTGAGGCACGTGTGCCTGCCGGGCGCCATCTGATCGATTTTCTACGCCTGGATCTGGGGCTGACCGGCGCACATGCCAGTTGCGAGCACGGCGTTTGCGGTGCCTGTACCGTGCGGGTCGACGGCGATGCGGTGCGCGGCTGTCTGACGCTTGCCGCGCAACTGGACGGGTCCGAGGTCTGGACGGTCGAGGGGTTGTCAGACACCGCCGAAATTCGCGTCCTTCAGGACGCCTTTGTCGCTCGCAACGCGTTGCAATGCGGATTCTGCACCCCCGGAATGCTGGTTGCCGCGCAAGAGCTGCTGCATCGGCGGCCAATCCCTGATCGCGCCGCGATCCGCGAGCATTTGTCGGGCAATTATTGCCGCTGCACAGGGTACGAGGCCATTGTCGACGCGGTCGAAGACACGCTCCGCAAGTGTGCAGATGAGGACATGGCATGA
- a CDS encoding xanthine dehydrogenase family protein subunit M — MKAQAGGYVRATDVSHALRMLAEADGAGRVLAGGQSLIAAMNMRLSTGDMLVDISRLAELSGVTDDGDCLRIGALTRHVDIGRDPLIRRFAPLLSEAVDHIAHAAIRNRGTIGGALAHADPAAEFPAAILCLDATLHIQGPDGTRSVAAGDFFVDVFTTDLQEGEILIAITLRKCAQGEHQVLEEVARRSGDYALAGLCLIRRSSGHRVALLSVGATPVLATGAMAALDTGTVDEAVAALKTEIDPPSDTQASASYRKHLAGVLLRRAVARIEGGQP; from the coding sequence ATGAAGGCTCAGGCGGGCGGATATGTCCGGGCAACGGACGTGAGCCATGCGCTCAGAATGCTGGCAGAGGCGGATGGCGCCGGGCGGGTTCTGGCCGGCGGTCAAAGCCTGATTGCAGCGATGAACATGCGTCTGTCGACCGGCGACATGCTGGTCGATATCTCGCGACTGGCGGAACTGTCGGGTGTCACGGATGACGGCGACTGCCTGCGTATCGGCGCGCTGACACGGCATGTGGATATCGGTCGCGATCCGCTAATCCGCCGCTTCGCGCCGCTGCTGAGCGAGGCTGTTGATCACATCGCCCACGCCGCGATCCGTAACCGAGGCACCATTGGCGGGGCGCTGGCCCACGCCGACCCGGCGGCCGAATTCCCTGCCGCGATCCTCTGCCTTGATGCGACTCTGCACATTCAGGGGCCGGATGGCACCCGCAGCGTTGCGGCCGGGGATTTCTTTGTCGATGTCTTTACCACCGATCTGCAAGAGGGCGAGATCCTGATCGCGATCACACTGCGCAAATGCGCCCAGGGCGAACATCAGGTGCTGGAGGAGGTCGCGCGGCGTTCGGGTGATTATGCGCTGGCGGGCCTCTGCCTGATCCGCCGATCCAGCGGGCACCGGGTCGCGCTGTTATCCGTCGGCGCAACACCGGTTCTGGCCACCGGCGCGATGGCCGCGCTGGATACAGGCACGGTCGATGAGGCGGTCGCCGCGCTGAAGACCGAGATTGATCCGCCATCGGACACTCAGGCAAGCGCCAGCTACCGCAAGCATTTGGCGGGTGTGCTGCTGCGCCGCGCCGTGGCACGCATCGAAGGAGGCCAGCCATGA
- a CDS encoding RNA polymerase sigma factor, which translates to MTTSDEDLAMAAAQGDREAYSVLITRNYDRVFRLAFRLTGHRAETEDLTQDVFAALPGKLRGWRGEARFTTWLYRVVVNASHDRRRRNVSHARAAQGWGDFELARQADNSTRAEALSWLENAMMHLPQDLRDTVVLVVTEDMTHAETSEILGVSEGTISWRMSEIRKRLRACAEHEETP; encoded by the coding sequence ATGACAACTTCAGACGAGGATTTGGCCATGGCCGCGGCCCAAGGGGACCGCGAGGCCTATTCTGTGCTGATCACGCGCAATTATGACCGGGTGTTCCGGCTGGCATTCCGGCTGACCGGCCACCGGGCCGAAACCGAAGATCTGACACAGGACGTTTTTGCCGCCCTTCCGGGAAAGTTGCGCGGCTGGCGGGGTGAGGCGCGGTTCACCACATGGCTCTACCGCGTGGTGGTCAACGCCAGCCACGACCGCCGCCGCCGCAACGTCAGCCATGCACGTGCCGCACAGGGCTGGGGCGATTTCGAACTGGCGCGACAGGCCGACAATTCCACCCGAGCCGAGGCGCTGTCCTGGCTTGAGAATGCCATGATGCATCTACCGCAAGACCTGCGCGACACGGTGGTTCTGGTGGTAACCGAGGATATGACCCACGCGGAAACTTCCGAAATTCTTGGCGTGTCCGAGGGCACGATCTCGTGGCGGATGTCCGAGATTCGCAAACGCCTGCGCGCCTGTGCCGAGCACGAGGAAACCCCATGA